A section of the Candidatus Paceibacterota bacterium genome encodes:
- a CDS encoding extracellular solute-binding protein: MQNSKDKRRGKVSIALLTIGTLISVVGGLAAASEANAARKKVTITFWTSYSASESPTLEKTLIPAFEKANPNIKVKHVAFSHDDLYQKLLTGVLSKTLPDVVRSDVAWVPTFAQGKIFAKLDGRGGMAGFTKLSKLVFKGPLSTNYYAGHYYGLPLDTNTRVMFANMDAFAKAGITTPPKTFAEMLADAPLLKAQGIQLYADGGTGGWNVLPWIWSAGGAITNATNTTAKGYINGAKSVSAVQFLTDLYKQGAISDTMLGASGGISGFDGVPKGNYAMTLDGPWMNPIWGSVYPDFKPVQALVPAGAGGSISVVGGEDINVIASTKNKAAAQQFVRFMLSKSAQTALLKAGQLTVLQSLRSQVTAIHPYYSTFLEQLATAKARTPVPNYPKIDQIIGTQVALAMQGKKTAQQAMNEAAALIEPLLK, from the coding sequence ATGCAGAATAGTAAGGACAAACGAAGGGGAAAGGTCTCGATTGCTTTATTGACGATCGGGACCCTGATTTCTGTGGTCGGGGGTTTGGCCGCGGCCTCTGAAGCCAATGCAGCACGCAAGAAAGTCACCATCACTTTTTGGACCTCTTATTCAGCCTCAGAAAGTCCAACTCTTGAGAAGACGCTTATCCCAGCTTTTGAGAAAGCCAATCCGAACATCAAAGTTAAACATGTTGCTTTTAGCCACGATGATCTATACCAGAAGCTCTTAACAGGGGTCCTGTCAAAGACTCTTCCTGATGTGGTCCGCTCTGATGTGGCTTGGGTACCTACTTTCGCGCAAGGCAAGATATTCGCCAAGTTGGATGGACGCGGCGGCATGGCCGGCTTTACCAAGTTGTCCAAGCTTGTTTTCAAGGGTCCGTTGTCAACCAATTACTACGCTGGTCATTACTACGGACTTCCTCTTGATACGAACACTCGCGTTATGTTTGCAAATATGGACGCATTCGCGAAAGCTGGAATCACGACGCCCCCAAAGACATTTGCCGAGATGTTAGCCGATGCACCACTCCTCAAAGCTCAAGGAATTCAACTCTATGCCGACGGTGGAACTGGCGGTTGGAATGTACTGCCTTGGATTTGGTCAGCAGGCGGCGCTATCACAAATGCTACTAATACAACTGCTAAGGGTTACATAAATGGAGCCAAGAGTGTTTCGGCAGTCCAATTCCTAACAGATCTCTACAAGCAAGGTGCCATCTCAGACACCATGCTCGGCGCCTCCGGTGGGATCAGCGGTTTTGATGGCGTACCAAAGGGCAATTATGCAATGACATTGGATGGTCCTTGGATGAATCCAATCTGGGGCAGTGTTTACCCTGATTTCAAGCCCGTTCAAGCTCTCGTTCCGGCCGGTGCGGGGGGAAGCATCAGTGTTGTAGGCGGCGAGGACATTAACGTCATCGCGTCAACCAAAAACAAAGCCGCTGCTCAACAATTTGTTCGCTTCATGCTTTCGAAGAGTGCTCAAACCGCACTTCTAAAAGCGGGACAACTTACTGTTCTGCAGAGCCTCAGAAGTCAAGTGACTGCAATTCATCCATATTACTCAACATTCTTGGAGCAACTGGCAACTGCGAAGGCTCGTACGCCTGTTCCTAATTATCCAAAGATTGATCAAATCATTGGAACCCAGGTTGCTCTCGCGATGCAGGGTAAGAAAACTGCACAGCAAGCAATGAATGAGGCAGCGGCGCTAATTGAACCTCTCCTCAAGTAA
- a CDS encoding sugar ABC transporter permease, with protein MKSTLVSTSVLTNVVHQKPRLTKAGISPYLFLAPGFLLFLLTIIYPMFRAFQISLYEWNVMPGNPNQFVGLQQYVREFHDPVFWRALENAFFYMIFTVPLQIMIGLAIALLLAQKFPGRGLFRALFYLPVVTSWVVVSLLFKFLFSTDYGFVNWVLYNGLHITSHDIGWLDTRWPSMITIGLLGVWKGVGWSMLIFLAALLSVPVELTEAAAIDGAGSWRSFRSVTLPSIRLTLGFVTIMLVIGSLNVFTSAFIMTGGGPQQETEVVLSYMYHQAFLFLDFGYGSALAFTLAMIVFAISFAQMRFFRGGVARIIR; from the coding sequence GTGAAATCAACATTGGTCAGCACCTCGGTGCTGACCAATGTTGTTCATCAAAAACCTAGGTTGACCAAGGCTGGGATAAGCCCCTACCTATTTCTAGCTCCTGGGTTTCTACTTTTCTTGTTAACAATCATTTACCCAATGTTCAGAGCGTTCCAGATTAGCTTGTACGAGTGGAATGTGATGCCAGGGAATCCAAATCAATTTGTAGGGCTACAACAGTATGTCCGAGAGTTTCATGACCCGGTTTTTTGGCGGGCGTTAGAAAACGCCTTCTTTTACATGATATTTACCGTGCCCTTGCAAATTATGATTGGTCTTGCGATTGCTCTTCTATTGGCTCAAAAGTTCCCAGGCAGAGGTCTTTTTAGGGCGCTTTTCTACCTCCCAGTGGTGACTAGTTGGGTTGTCGTTTCTTTACTTTTCAAATTTCTCTTCAGTACAGATTACGGTTTCGTTAACTGGGTATTGTACAACGGGCTGCACATCACCTCGCATGATATTGGCTGGCTTGATACGCGCTGGCCTTCAATGATCACAATAGGCCTGCTAGGTGTTTGGAAAGGCGTCGGGTGGTCCATGCTGATCTTCCTTGCAGCACTCTTGAGCGTCCCCGTGGAGTTGACCGAGGCAGCCGCAATTGATGGTGCAGGTTCATGGCGATCATTTAGAAGTGTCACGCTCCCTTCTATTCGCTTAACTCTTGGATTTGTAACCATAATGCTGGTGATAGGCAGTCTTAACGTTTTCACCTCGGCATTCATTATGACCGGGGGCGGACCACAGCAAGAGACAGAAGTCGTTCTCAGTTACATGTACCACCAAGCGTTTCTTTTCCTCGACTTCGGCTATGGCTCGGCACTCGCTTTCACACTCGCCATGATCGTTTTTGCTATTTCCTTTGCTCAAATGCGCTTCTTTAGAGGCGGAGTAGCGAGGATCATTCGATGA
- a CDS encoding carbohydrate ABC transporter permease, with translation MIVGSRRKRRATLTTRYAILIAGSAVMIVPFLYLFATSFKPQLYLFEMPPQFIPEHPTTSNYTEAWTSNNFGHYFANSVFVSVVATALSALLSSMMAYAFARFSFKGQNVMFWILLIGLMVPGMMLLIPQYLLANQLHLLDSLLGLIVFYVATTLAFNTFLLRGFFEEIPWALEEAMIMDGAGPFRRYWKLILPLSRPALATVAIFTFLACWDEYVWALIIINNPDNRTLPIAISLFQGQHLTNWGLVFAASTIAIIPVILVFAIFQRQFIRGLSGEALKG, from the coding sequence ATGATAGTTGGAAGCAGAAGGAAGAGAAGAGCGACGCTCACTACGCGCTATGCAATTCTCATCGCTGGATCTGCCGTGATGATTGTCCCTTTCCTGTACCTCTTTGCAACATCTTTTAAACCACAACTCTATCTTTTCGAGATGCCCCCCCAATTTATCCCGGAGCATCCGACCACTAGTAATTACACAGAAGCGTGGACTTCAAATAACTTCGGTCACTATTTTGCGAATTCAGTGTTTGTCTCAGTCGTCGCCACAGCCCTATCTGCTCTTCTTTCGTCGATGATGGCCTACGCATTTGCCAGGTTCAGCTTCAAAGGCCAAAACGTTATGTTTTGGATTCTCTTAATTGGGTTGATGGTGCCTGGGATGATGCTTTTGATACCCCAATACCTATTAGCCAATCAACTACATCTACTTGACTCACTCTTAGGGCTCATCGTGTTTTACGTAGCAACAACGTTGGCGTTCAATACTTTTCTTCTTCGGGGATTCTTTGAAGAAATACCGTGGGCTTTAGAGGAAGCCATGATCATGGACGGGGCGGGGCCTTTCCGGCGTTACTGGAAACTGATTTTGCCACTGTCTCGTCCGGCTCTAGCAACAGTTGCTATTTTTACTTTTCTGGCCTGCTGGGATGAGTATGTGTGGGCTCTAATAATTATCAACAATCCCGACAATAGGACGCTTCCCATCGCTATTTCCTTATTTCAAGGACAACATCTAACAAACTGGGGGTTGGTATTTGCTGCATCAACAATTGCGATCATTCCGGTAATTCTAGTTTTCGCCATATTCCAACGACAGTTCATTCGCGGTCTTTCCGGCGAAGCCTTGAAAGGATAA
- a CDS encoding glycoside hydrolase family 15 protein: MMFHKYLDPSSLNDGGLGVRSVQVLLEGQSPSGAFVASPNFASYRFSWLRDGAYCAKAMDLVGNTESATKFHRWVENTLTRQIPTAELLIARLNNGETPAMSEMLPTRYTLDGVLEKFGEVENVAWPNYQLDGYGVWLDELRRHHQILGTTDFNREVVDLIARYLAAAWKTDCYDCWEELGDGQHASTIAAVAAGLESAGYLLNEDKYLREAQEVRDTLFKKFIRNGRFCKGLNDDRVDSSLLWLALPFRVVELDDPAFVKTVEEIRSSLRGSTGGTYRYLGDTYFGGGEWFLLTSWLGWYDRLANNSSEFEHSRKWMIEKATQNLELPEQSSAGTQEPTMIDPWVRRWGSVATPLLWSHAMYLIMSEGER, encoded by the coding sequence ATGATGTTTCATAAGTATTTAGACCCCTCAAGTTTGAATGATGGAGGTCTTGGAGTGCGTAGTGTCCAAGTCTTGCTTGAAGGTCAGTCACCAAGTGGGGCATTTGTAGCTTCTCCCAATTTTGCAAGTTATCGCTTTTCATGGTTGAGGGACGGCGCATACTGTGCGAAAGCAATGGATCTGGTTGGCAACACAGAATCCGCCACCAAATTTCATCGCTGGGTTGAAAATACGTTAACTAGACAGATACCAACTGCGGAATTGTTAATAGCTCGACTCAATAATGGTGAGACTCCGGCCATGAGCGAAATGCTCCCTACTCGCTACACGCTTGATGGCGTATTGGAGAAGTTCGGCGAAGTAGAGAATGTTGCTTGGCCAAACTACCAACTTGACGGTTACGGCGTTTGGCTTGACGAACTAAGGAGACATCACCAAATCCTCGGAACAACCGACTTCAATAGGGAAGTCGTCGATCTAATTGCGAGATATCTTGCCGCTGCGTGGAAGACTGATTGTTACGATTGCTGGGAAGAATTGGGTGATGGTCAACACGCATCCACAATTGCGGCTGTTGCAGCCGGATTAGAAAGCGCTGGTTATTTGCTGAATGAAGACAAGTATCTGCGCGAAGCACAAGAGGTACGTGACACCTTGTTCAAAAAATTCATCAGGAACGGAAGATTCTGCAAGGGACTTAACGATGATCGCGTGGATTCAAGTTTGCTCTGGTTAGCTCTTCCATTCCGAGTGGTCGAACTTGACGACCCGGCATTTGTGAAGACCGTTGAAGAGATTAGATCTAGTCTGCGGGGTTCTACTGGTGGGACTTATAGGTATCTTGGTGATACTTACTTTGGTGGCGGAGAGTGGTTCTTATTGACCAGTTGGCTTGGTTGGTATGACCGCCTAGCAAATAACTCCAGTGAGTTTGAACATTCAAGAAAATGGATGATTGAGAAAGCTACACAAAATCTGGAACTGCCTGAGCAGAGTAGCGCGGGTACTCAAGAACCAACGATGATCGACCCTTGGGTAAGGCGTTGGGGGTCAGTCGCGACGCCATTACTTTGGTCGCACGCAATGTACCTAATAATGTCAGAGGGAGAGCGCTAG
- a CDS encoding glycoside hydrolase family 66 protein, whose translation MNLIPLKASYLPSDPIGIELKLSHSEEDGKYLVQLWHLDTLISERVSADHKVVFDSQKFGGYGVKVLDPSDKTRCVGSTSIDVLNTPFERPRYGFVAEFSEGRSPELLARTARKLHLNMIQFYDWAFKYAQLVPDTDKYLDPLNRELSLATVRGMTSALANVGSKSMGYAAVYAVGGTEWDQWKDAGLFKTDGQPHRFTDDLLLVVDPSNEKWMEHFTSDLSHSMQEVGFDGFHLDSYGWPKKAFRSDGTICDLNHAFSNLLARIRRNVPDSSFMFNNVNDFPTWSTTQTDQDATYIEVWAPHTALRHLGLLIDRARACRPGFPPILAAYLSVYSKAPVSEADDAARLVMATIFSHGGTHLLNGEDDVVLVDPYYPKNHKADESTIEMMRNWYDFHVRYGDLLLAPEAIDVTRSYTGGINEDLIFATQGGQALVTDPEPDAVWVRVVSTDLGLVVHLINLIGQEETDWDRRKNPIPDVKGLRLRMLKTLGVDSPYLVDPEQSPWPQHLDIRDDGSDYLEIDIPDIGAWAMVVLPNSERWKVV comes from the coding sequence GTGAACCTAATACCGTTAAAGGCCTCGTATTTGCCTAGCGATCCAATTGGAATCGAGTTGAAACTTTCCCATAGCGAGGAGGACGGAAAGTATCTCGTGCAACTTTGGCACTTGGACACCTTGATTTCGGAACGAGTGAGTGCGGACCATAAAGTTGTGTTCGACTCACAGAAATTTGGCGGATACGGCGTCAAGGTACTTGATCCATCTGATAAAACGAGGTGCGTCGGGAGTACATCAATTGATGTATTGAATACTCCATTTGAGAGACCGCGCTACGGTTTTGTCGCTGAATTCAGCGAAGGTCGCAGCCCCGAACTGCTCGCGAGAACCGCGAGAAAACTGCATCTGAATATGATCCAATTCTATGACTGGGCTTTTAAGTATGCTCAATTGGTACCTGATACGGACAAGTATTTAGACCCTCTAAATCGAGAACTTTCGCTTGCAACTGTGAGAGGTATGACCAGCGCCTTAGCTAATGTTGGAAGCAAGTCCATGGGATACGCCGCGGTGTATGCCGTAGGTGGAACAGAGTGGGATCAGTGGAAGGACGCCGGGCTCTTTAAGACTGACGGTCAACCGCATCGATTCACAGATGACCTCTTGCTTGTAGTAGATCCATCAAATGAGAAGTGGATGGAACACTTCACGAGTGATCTCAGTCATTCTATGCAAGAAGTCGGTTTTGATGGATTCCATTTGGATTCATATGGCTGGCCAAAGAAGGCATTCAGGTCCGATGGAACGATCTGCGATCTCAACCACGCCTTTTCGAATTTGCTCGCAAGAATAAGGAGAAATGTGCCCGACTCCTCCTTTATGTTCAATAACGTAAATGACTTTCCTACGTGGTCCACCACGCAAACGGACCAAGACGCTACCTATATTGAAGTATGGGCTCCGCATACGGCTCTTCGGCACCTTGGACTGTTAATTGACCGTGCTCGCGCCTGCAGGCCGGGCTTCCCACCGATTCTCGCTGCATATCTTTCCGTTTATTCAAAGGCTCCAGTTTCCGAGGCCGATGATGCAGCCCGACTTGTAATGGCAACCATTTTTTCCCATGGCGGCACTCATCTGCTCAATGGAGAGGATGACGTCGTGCTAGTTGATCCTTACTACCCAAAGAATCACAAAGCGGACGAGTCTACAATTGAAATGATGAGGAATTGGTATGACTTTCACGTCAGATACGGGGATCTTTTGCTAGCACCTGAAGCCATAGACGTCACGCGGTCGTACACGGGCGGGATAAATGAAGATTTGATCTTCGCGACTCAAGGAGGCCAGGCGCTCGTAACTGATCCTGAGCCGGACGCGGTTTGGGTTAGAGTTGTTAGCACAGACTTGGGATTGGTAGTCCACCTAATTAACCTCATAGGACAAGAGGAAACGGATTGGGATCGCAGAAAGAACCCGATTCCAGACGTTAAGGGATTGCGACTCAGAATGCTCAAAACTCTTGGAGTGGATTCGCCGTATCTCGTGGATCCGGAACAATCACCATGGCCTCAACATCTTGATATTAGGGACGATGGAAGCGACTATCTGGAAATTGACATTCCAGATATTGGGGCTTGGGCAATGGTTGTTCTCCCCAATTCAGAGAGATGGAAAGTTGTCTGA
- a CDS encoding heavy metal translocating P-type ATPase, protein MSDVNRTALEPMTLRLEGMTCSSCVATVERALNAIPGVSASVNFASETAHIMAPAEMDSKELIKAIKSAGYSAEEIADNSQIALHSKKSAWALILAALFTIPVLAISMTMSWHPAIDRFILAQLDTFHLAYPKYSPTSWLVIALSTPVVLLIAWPIHRAGIRNIKHPTMDTLITLGSMTAFGWSIYANISGVGDVYAEVSATIILFVIAGRFLESRAKRRASSALSALLALGAKEVSIRRNDKIVKIPIDQLVVGDEFLAKPGERIATDGIVVSGMSSVDNSLLTGESKPIDIDRGDFVIGSALNRNGRLVIRATRVGSDTELARITSMVVSAQGTKAPIQRMADRISAVFVPVVTLLALGTFFAWHLTDHSLTESISSAIAVLVIACPCALGLATPVALLVASGRGAQRGIVIREPRVLEVARKIDSVILDKTGTLTSGQMSVIWSVVVPTAGKALGPKFAPYLNKSDILSTAYSIENESDHPVASAIAESIKVQGIEKRPVTSFESTPGSGSAGRVILGSLSPAVIIGSPQAVAFSAIPFDPEIQLAIDDAEEDGLTVSVLAWDGVALAVFAVGDEIKPDAQRTIFNLKEHGVDPWLVTGDNERVAMSVAEKVGIAPDHVIFGALPQDKVEHVKKLQAQGRRVLMVGDGVNDAAALVTSDLSIAMGTGTDTAIATSDIVVMRRDLASIIDALNLSTKTLRVIRGNLGWAFLYNIIGIPIAALGALQPMYAAGAMAFSSLFVVTNSLRIK, encoded by the coding sequence ATGAGTGACGTAAACAGAACAGCCCTCGAGCCCATGACTCTGCGTCTGGAGGGAATGACGTGTTCGTCCTGTGTCGCAACTGTGGAGCGAGCCCTCAATGCAATTCCCGGAGTAAGCGCCAGCGTCAATTTTGCCTCGGAGACTGCGCACATCATGGCTCCTGCAGAAATGGATTCCAAGGAACTCATTAAGGCGATTAAGTCGGCTGGATACTCCGCCGAAGAAATTGCGGACAATAGCCAGATTGCTCTGCACAGTAAAAAGTCAGCGTGGGCATTGATTTTGGCAGCCCTCTTCACCATACCCGTTCTCGCGATTTCCATGACAATGAGCTGGCACCCCGCGATTGACCGTTTCATACTTGCCCAACTCGACACTTTCCATCTTGCTTACCCAAAGTACTCACCCACTTCTTGGCTTGTCATTGCTTTAAGTACACCAGTGGTCCTCCTCATTGCCTGGCCAATTCATCGCGCAGGAATTCGAAATATCAAGCACCCCACGATGGATACTCTTATTACGCTCGGTTCTATGACCGCTTTTGGCTGGTCTATCTATGCAAATATTTCTGGGGTCGGCGATGTTTACGCCGAGGTTTCAGCCACGATCATTCTTTTTGTTATTGCCGGTCGATTCCTGGAATCGCGCGCAAAGAGGCGTGCCAGTAGTGCTTTGTCCGCGCTTCTGGCACTCGGAGCCAAAGAAGTCTCTATCCGTCGCAATGACAAAATCGTCAAAATTCCGATTGATCAGCTTGTTGTGGGTGATGAATTTCTGGCAAAACCTGGGGAGAGAATCGCCACGGACGGCATTGTCGTCTCGGGAATGAGTTCGGTCGACAACTCTCTGCTAACTGGTGAATCCAAGCCAATCGATATTGATCGCGGAGATTTCGTCATCGGGTCAGCACTTAATCGCAATGGACGCCTTGTCATCCGAGCGACGCGAGTTGGATCGGACACAGAATTGGCGCGCATCACTTCAATGGTCGTGAGCGCGCAGGGTACTAAGGCGCCCATCCAGCGGATGGCCGATCGAATCAGTGCGGTCTTCGTCCCAGTTGTTACCTTGCTTGCGCTGGGTACTTTCTTTGCCTGGCACTTAACAGATCATTCTCTGACCGAGTCAATCTCATCCGCCATCGCCGTTCTCGTCATTGCCTGCCCATGCGCGTTGGGATTAGCAACCCCCGTCGCACTATTAGTGGCCTCGGGTCGAGGTGCGCAACGGGGCATCGTTATCCGTGAACCGCGCGTTCTTGAGGTGGCTCGAAAAATCGACTCGGTTATTTTGGATAAGACTGGAACGCTAACAAGTGGGCAAATGTCAGTAATCTGGAGCGTCGTAGTGCCTACTGCCGGCAAAGCATTAGGTCCTAAGTTCGCGCCTTATCTCAATAAGTCTGACATCCTTTCCACTGCCTACTCAATTGAGAACGAGAGCGACCACCCAGTGGCTAGCGCAATCGCAGAGTCCATCAAGGTCCAGGGAATCGAAAAACGTCCTGTCACAAGTTTCGAAAGTACGCCAGGATCCGGGTCGGCAGGAAGAGTGATACTTGGCTCCCTCTCTCCGGCTGTCATTATCGGCTCTCCGCAAGCAGTCGCTTTTAGCGCCATTCCATTTGATCCAGAAATTCAACTTGCCATTGATGATGCAGAGGAAGACGGACTAACAGTCTCAGTCCTGGCATGGGATGGAGTTGCCCTCGCGGTCTTTGCAGTAGGGGACGAGATCAAGCCCGATGCGCAGCGAACTATTTTCAATTTGAAAGAGCATGGCGTTGATCCATGGCTGGTCACGGGCGACAACGAACGAGTCGCGATGTCGGTGGCCGAAAAAGTTGGCATCGCTCCTGATCACGTGATCTTCGGCGCGCTCCCCCAGGACAAAGTCGAGCACGTGAAGAAATTACAAGCTCAAGGTCGGCGTGTTCTGATGGTTGGTGATGGCGTCAACGACGCCGCCGCCCTTGTGACATCGGATCTAAGTATTGCGATGGGAACGGGCACAGATACCGCCATTGCTACCTCAGATATCGTTGTGATGCGCCGAGATCTGGCAAGCATCATTGATGCTCTCAATTTATCTACGAAGACCCTCCGAGTGATACGCGGAAACCTCGGTTGGGCATTCCTCTACAACATCATTGGAATACCGATTGCAGCTTTGGGTGCGCTTCAACCTATGTACGCCGCAGGCGCGATGGCTTTCTCCAGTCTTTTCGTCGTTACCAATTCGCTCCGTATTAAGTAG
- a CDS encoding inositol monophosphatase family protein, translated as MSTHKYTRQEDLTLALRIADAADLITASRYQSLDLVITTKPDNTPVTDADKATEEAIRNILKSQRPQDGLVGEEFGETKSTGSRYWVIDPIDGTKNFMRAVPSWATLIALVEDGEVVVGVASAPALCRRWYAAEGLGAHVIFNRTAPRKISVSKVSDVKDASVVYSDFAGWGERRPAFDNLINQAWRTRGFGDFWSHMLVAEGSADVAAEPVLALWDMAALDIIVREAGGKFTSVSGKPGPHHGSALSTNGLLHQSILDQLNSHRE; from the coding sequence ATGAGTACGCATAAATACACACGTCAAGAAGACCTGACTCTTGCCCTGCGGATTGCGGACGCCGCAGATCTGATCACCGCTTCTCGATATCAGTCTTTGGACCTCGTCATCACGACCAAGCCCGATAACACCCCCGTCACCGACGCTGATAAGGCGACTGAAGAGGCAATAAGGAACATCTTGAAGTCGCAACGCCCCCAGGACGGACTTGTCGGAGAAGAGTTTGGCGAAACCAAGAGCACGGGATCTCGCTACTGGGTGATTGACCCCATTGACGGGACCAAAAACTTTATGCGCGCCGTTCCAAGTTGGGCGACATTGATCGCACTCGTCGAAGACGGTGAGGTAGTTGTCGGTGTTGCGAGTGCTCCCGCACTCTGTAGGCGTTGGTATGCCGCAGAAGGACTGGGCGCCCATGTGATCTTCAACAGAACAGCACCTCGAAAAATCTCGGTTTCGAAAGTTTCTGACGTTAAAGATGCATCTGTTGTGTACTCCGACTTTGCGGGATGGGGTGAGCGCAGACCCGCATTTGACAACCTCATTAATCAAGCATGGCGCACCCGCGGATTCGGGGATTTCTGGTCCCACATGCTCGTCGCAGAAGGTTCTGCTGATGTCGCTGCAGAGCCAGTGCTAGCACTCTGGGATATGGCCGCCTTGGACATCATCGTCCGTGAAGCAGGGGGGAAATTCACCTCAGTAAGTGGAAAGCCTGGACCGCACCATGGAAGTGCGCTCTCGACAAACGGGCTCCTCCATCAAAGCATCCTCGATCAACTAAATTCGCATAGAGAATGA
- the rsgA gene encoding ribosome small subunit-dependent GTPase A, with translation MAKRKFDESDVRIRPSRSSRPRSKDRPSHADAIHALVTTVDRGRTTCITDEGIILTAMTARELGPKSVVVGDQVGIVGDTSGAPGSLARIVTVKERKNSLSRTVDDQAKVERVIVANIDQLIIVVAATNPEPRRGLIDRFLVSAFNEGIKPIILVTKIDLGAPPEFLDDYRNLNIEVITTFKGGDLTHIKKIIHGKTSVLVGHSGVGKSTLINALLPHAERVIGEVNEVTGRGRHTSSSAIALPLSSHLALSDGWIIDTPGIRAFGLAHIDPNRIIASFADLREVIANCMPNCSHNEESCALTRWVAPNGIAIPERRARIESLRNLLDIKSETNLEI, from the coding sequence ATGGCCAAACGCAAATTTGACGAGTCGGATGTAAGAATCCGACCAAGTCGGAGTAGTCGACCACGAAGTAAAGACCGACCCTCACATGCAGATGCGATCCACGCCCTTGTGACCACAGTTGACCGCGGCAGAACCACGTGTATTACAGATGAAGGCATAATCCTCACGGCAATGACGGCCCGCGAATTAGGTCCAAAGTCAGTCGTTGTTGGCGACCAAGTCGGAATCGTTGGAGACACTAGCGGTGCGCCGGGTTCGCTTGCACGCATCGTCACCGTGAAGGAGCGGAAAAATTCACTAAGCAGGACAGTGGATGACCAGGCAAAGGTCGAGAGAGTAATTGTTGCCAACATTGATCAACTCATCATTGTTGTTGCCGCAACCAACCCAGAACCGCGACGAGGTCTGATTGATCGCTTCCTGGTGAGCGCCTTCAATGAGGGAATCAAACCCATCATTCTTGTTACGAAAATTGATCTTGGCGCCCCTCCTGAATTTCTAGATGACTATCGCAATCTCAACATTGAAGTCATCACTACTTTCAAAGGTGGTGACCTGACCCATATCAAGAAGATAATTCACGGCAAAACTTCTGTACTCGTTGGACATTCAGGCGTTGGCAAATCAACTCTGATTAATGCCCTCCTTCCTCACGCCGAAAGAGTGATCGGTGAGGTAAATGAGGTGACTGGTCGAGGTCGTCACACTTCTTCGAGTGCCATTGCGCTCCCGCTGTCATCCCATTTGGCCTTGAGTGATGGGTGGATCATCGACACCCCGGGAATACGTGCCTTTGGATTGGCGCATATCGACCCCAATCGGATCATCGCCTCCTTCGCGGATCTGCGCGAAGTGATCGCCAATTGCATGCCCAACTGCTCGCATAACGAGGAGAGCTGTGCGCTCACCAGATGGGTAGCACCCAATGGAATCGCGATCCCTGAGCGGCGAGCCCGCATTGAAAGCCTGCGCAACCTGTTAGACATTAAGTCTGAGACCAATCTGGAGATATAA